The Sorangiineae bacterium MSr11954 DNA segment CCGTCGGCGAAGCGGGGAAGACCGCTGGGGACGTCGCCGGTGCGCATGGCTTGGTACGCGTCGCGGACGAAGCCGTCGAAGGCGTCGGCGTAGCCTTGCGGGTGGCCGCCGGGCGCCACCACATAGCGCGCGGCCTCCGGAGAGAGCTGCCCCGTATCGCGCCGCACGACGTGGTCGCCGTCGCGCCGGCCGACCCACGCGCTCTCGGGCGCCTCTTGGTCGAAGGCCAAGGTCTCGTGCTGCCCGGAGAGCTCGATCGCGAGCCGGTTCTTGCGCCCGGCCGAGACCTGGCTCACCACCACCGAGCCGCGCGCGCCCCGGTCCGTGGTGAACAGCATGGTCACGAAGTCCTCCGTGGGGCGCGAGGGGTGGGCGCGCGACATGTCGGCGCAGAGCTGCATGATGCGGTGGCCGGTGACGAATTCGACCAGGTCGCACCAGTGCGAGCCGATGTCCGCGAAGGCGCGCGATCGGCCCCCGAGCTCCGCGTCGACGCGCCAGTTGTGATCGCCCGGCAAGAGCAGCCAATCCTGCAGGTACGTGCCGTGGATCAAGTGCAGCGGGCCCGGGGTGCCGGCGAGCACGCGCCGTCGCAGCTCGCGCACGAGCGGATAAAAACGGTACACGAAGGGGACCGCGGCCACCGTGCGGCTGGCGCTCTCCGCGAGCATGAGTCGTTCGGCGCCGGCGACATCGAGGGCCAGCGGCTTCTCGCAGATGACGTGCTTGCCGGCGGCGAGGGCCGCCTCGGTGAGCGGCACGTGCAGATGGTTGGGCGTGCAGATGTGGACCACGTCCACGTCCGGCGATGTCACCAGCTCTTCGGACGACCCGAACGCACGCTCCGCGCACAGCTCGACGGCAGCGGCCCGCGCCCGTTCCGGGCTGGACGCCGAAATGCCGACCAAACGCGCGCCCGCGAGCCGCGCGGACCGTGCATGGATGCGCCCCACGAACCCTGTTCCGGCAATGGCGACGCGAAAGGTTGAGTTCATCTGCTCATTCGTAACGGTACTTTTGCGTGTTGTAAATCATAAGTTATGCTGCGATAAGTCAAAAGGTGCTGGGCTTCGGCTTGACAGCTGGGCCACCGTTTGGCTTATGTCCTCGAACCCATGTTGCGGGAGCGTTCAATCAGTCAGCCGGTCGCCGGCTCCGGGGCACTCCTGCAGGTCATTCGGCAAGGCCGCGCGAGCACGCGCGCCGAGTTGATCGAAATGACGGGCCTCGCCCGCTCCACAGTGGCGCAGCGCCTCGAGCTTTTGCGCGCGCGTGATCTGATCGTCGACGCCGGCGAAAATCCATCGACGGGCGGCCGCCCGCCGGCGGTCTTTGCCTTCAATCCGAACGCGGGCCTGGTGCTGGTGGCCGATCTGGGCGTGACACACTGCCGGCTGGCGGTGGCGGATCTCGCGGGCCGCCCGCTCCTCGAGCGCGCGACGGATCTCGAGATCGCCAAGGGCCCCGAGCACGTCCTCACGTGGGTGCGCGATCAGTTCTCCGGCATGGTCTATCGCTCCGGCCGCAATATGAACGAGGTGCGCGGCATCGGCATCGGCGTGCCCGGCCCCGTCGAGTTCGCGAGCGGCCAGGCCGTGCACCCGCCCATCATGCCGGGGTGGGATGGGTTCTCCATCCCGAATTGGTTCTCGCGTTACCACGAGGTGCCGGTGCTCGTGGACAACGACGTCAACATCATGGCCATCGGCGAGCACTGGATGCACTGGCGCGACGCCGCGCACCTTTTGTTCGTCAAAGTCGGCTCGGGCATCGGCTGCGGCATCGTCACCGGCGGCGCCATCCATCGCGGCGCACAAGGCGCGGCCGGCGACATCGGCCACATCCAAGTCACGAACCGCGAGGACGCCACCTGCCATTGCGGTAACGTCGGCTGCCTCGAGGCCGTCGCCGGCGGTCTCGCCATGGCGCGCGCGCTCACCGCCATGGGCATCCCCGCCGCCACCAGCCGCGACGTGGTCAAGCTCGCGCGCGGCGGCAACCGCGACGCGGCCATGCTGGTCCGCGAGGCCGGCCGCGCGCTCGGGCAAGTGCTCGCGGCCGCGGTCAACCTGGTCAACCCGGGGGTCATCGTCATCGGCGGCGACGTGGCCCACGCGCACGAGCAGCTGCTCGCCGGCGTGCGCGAAGAGCTCTATCGGCGCTCGCTGCCGCTGGCCACGCGCCACCTCCGCATCGCGCGCAGCGAGCTGGAAGACCGCGCCGGCGTGATCGGCGCCGCCGTCATGGTCATCGAGCACATCCTCTCGCCCGAGGCGGTCGACCGCGCGCTCGCCGCCGGCGTGTGACCCCGGCGCGCCTTACGGCGATCGTGGCGCGATCGTCTGGCCCGACGTGGTTGAAGACGTAGAATCAAGGGATGCCGGTGGCGGTCCAACGGGCCATGCGTGCCAAGGTTTGGTCGACCGCATTTTCCATCGTGCTCCTCGGCTGCACGCACCGCGGCGCTGCGCCGAACCTCGAGGCGCCGCCGGCACGCCCTGCGCGGACCATCGCGGACGACATGGCGAAGACACGGCGGACATCGCCGCCGGCGGCCCCACCGTTCTCTCCAACGCCTCTTCGAGCCATGTGGGCCATCACGCCGCCACGTTTGGAGGGCACATTCCATGTCGCAGCCGCCCCCGGGAGCATTTACATAGCGATCTGCCGGGAGCTCGACGTGCTCGTCGAAAGGCTCGATCCGCGCGGGGCGCTGGTGTGGTCGGCGCAAATTCCGGGGATGTGCGCGAGGTTCGCCGACGGATCGTCCCGACCGATCGCCGCCGCCACCGCCGATGGAATCGTGGTGGCGCTCCCCGCCATGGTGGATGGCCTCGTGGGAGCGCGGGTGCTGCGTCTCGACTCGGCGGGTGACATCGCGTGGGAGCGACGAATCCGTGGCGAGGTGCGCAACCTCGATGTAGCCGCCACCCGCGGGCGAATCGCGATCTGCTTCGACCACCCAACCTCGACATCGTTCGAGGGACGGCCGCTCCCGACCTCGGATGGCGATGGGATCGCGCTCGAATTGGACGATCATGGCGCCCGCGTGGGGACGTATGCCGCGCCGGCCACGCGATGCACGTACGACGAAGAATCCCATTTGTGGATGAGCGGCAGCGGCAGCGCCGAGCGCGTTACGGGGCCGCGCCGGCATATCGTACTTTGGCAAGCGAACGACAGCTACGAGGCGACCGCGTTCGAAACGGGCTGGGTCGTGCAGCAACGAGACAATCTCGTCTTCGTCGATCACGATGGTGCTCGCCCATGGCGGATCGATTGGCCGGCGGAAAATAGCGGCTGCCTCGTTCAACCTACCCCCATCGCGGCCACGGCGCAGCGCTTGCTCGCGAGCGTCTTTTTCTTCTGCCGCCCCCGGGGCGCAACGATGCATTTCGGCGACGTGACGATTCAATCCGAGCCCGGTGACGCGATCGTGGAGCGCGTGCTCGTGATCGACATGGATACCGTCACGATGCGAACGCGCGCGCAATTCGAGTTGGAGCATCCGCCGAAGCAAATGAACCGCTCGATGCACTACGTCCCGAGCTCCCACGGCGTCCTCGCTTATGGTCACTTCCAAGGATCGCTCGGCCTCGGCACGAACATCACATCGGGCCCGCCGGGCTATCGATGCGTGACGACATTACCGCGGGATGCGCAGACCCGGGGCTCCTACTCCACCGATGCCCCGTTTTGCAACGATGGCTATCGGCTCCGTACCGACTATCCGTCATGGCCCGTCGTGGCGTTATTCCCCGTCCCGTGAGCCTCCGAAACGCGGCGCGCGCCATGTCGTGGAAGTAAGCAAGTACGACCGTATCGTAGGAATGAATGTTCGAACCCGTACACGAGGACAAACTTCGCGGCCGTCGTTCGGACAACCTCCGGAGCGCACGCATCACGGTACCGTGCCCGTGAGCGCTCATCGGCCATTTCTCCCCTCTGGAGGGTGCTCGAAACCTTGACTTTTCTTTCGATACCGCAAGAAATAACCATCGGGGTCTCGATAAATGACGGATGCATCCACTCGGCGTCGCGGACGCCCTCGCAGTTTCGACACGGAGTCCGCGCTCGACAGCGTGGTGGAGGTGTTTCTGCGCAAAGGCTTTGGCGGCACATCGCTCGACGAGCTGGCCGCCGCCGCGGGCTTGAATCGCCCCAACCTCGCGGCCGCCTTCGGCGACAAGCGAACGCTCTATGTGGCGGCGCTCGAGCATTACCGCTCTCGGATGCGCGATCGGATGCAAACGGTTCCCTTCGGCCTAGGGCCCCTGCGCGCCGAGCTCGAAATCTACCTCGATTTCATCGCCTCGCTTTACGCCGGCGGCAACGCGGAGCAGCCGCTCGGATGTCTCGTGTTCGCGACGGCGCCTTCGGCGAGCGTCGAGGAGCCCGAAGTGCGGCAGGTCCTCGAGGACACCATCGAAGAGCTCGACGAGCGGCTCGAGCGCCGCTTCGAGCGCGCCGCGCAAGCCGGGGAGCTCCCCAGCAACGTCGAGCCGGCCGGACTCGCCCTCGCCATCTCGTCGCTCGTGCAGAGCCTCGCCTTACGTGCGCGCGCGGGCGCGAGCGAACGCACACTCCGAAAGCTCCACCGCCGCGTGCTCGATGCGCTCCTGCCGGCATCGCGACCACGGGCCGAAGAAGAACGCTCATTGAGCGAACGCCGCTCCGGCGTGCGCGCCCGCCCGCGCTGAACACGTCGCGCCGGAGCGGCGGCTCGTTGCTCGGTGGCGCAAAGACCGCGCAGGTCCGGAGCGGCGGCCACGTTGAGGCTTGGCAGAGGCACGAGGGGCAGAGTGCTCGGCCGCGAGCCGATCCACCGTGAAGAACGCGCCCGCGATGAAGCATGCGGAGGTGACGAATGGTTTCATGTGTGGAGCGTTGCCCGGTCTGATCGTCTACGCGATTCATGACCGGCGGTTGGTCATCGTCGTGGTCGACGTGGTGGACGAGACGAGCGCCTAGGTGGATCGATCGCGTCCGATCCCGCCATGGCATGGCGGCCCGTATCCGGGGACGAATCCGGAAAGGGCGCATGCGCGCCAGTCGCCCGCAAAAGAACGGCGGCCGCCTTTGCGGATCAACGACGACCGTGGAAGACGGCGTGTCTCGGTGTAAAGTCGCGAGATGCCGAGTGTATGCCCATGAGCTACGACCTTTTCTTTCGCGCGCGCGGTCCCCGGGTGCCGTCCATGGAGGACATGCGGACATGGTTCGAGAAGCGCCCGCACTACCTCTTCCATGGCACCGCCGACAGCGGCCAGGCGGGCTACGAAAATGAAGCCACGGGCGTCTATTTTCAATTCGACTTCGAGGCCGTCGATCACGATCCCGACGCGCCGCCCGTGCTGCCGATTGCGTTCAACATGAATTTCTTCCGCCCGCACGTCTTCGCCTTGGAGGCGGAGCCCGAGGTGGCAGCCTTCGTGCGGCACTTCGATCTCGGGGTCGAGGACCCACAGAGCGCCATCCCGAGCGCCGATTACGACACGGAGGGCTTCCTTCGCGGCTGGGACAAGGGCAACCGCGCCGCCTACCGCATCATGATCGGGGACGGCGCCCGACCGCCGAGGCAAGGAAACGATGCGTCGCTCTGGACATTGCCTTCGGCCGACATCGCCCGCACCTGGCGTTGGAACTTCGGCAAGGGTGCGCTGGCGGAGCGCATGGATCGCGAGCTCATTGCGTGCTTCGTCCCGACCATTTTGTACCTTCGCTCGGACATGGCGCCGGGGCGCGTGCTGCGCGCGGTGGCGTGGGATGGAAGCTGCGGCATCCTCCTGCCGGAGGTGGACTTGGTCGTCCGCAGCAGCGACGAAGACGGCTTGGGCTACATCTGGATGCAGGATCTCGCCGCCGCGCTGCCGCCCTCGAGCGAGTGGCCCGACCCCCGCGCCCGCGTGCTCTCCGAGGAGCTGCTCGGCGACGCGCACCGCGCGCGGATGACGAGCCTATTTCGCCCCTTCCAGGGCGCGCGGCTCGAACCGAGCCAGGTGCTCGATGCCGAGTTGGTCGCACCGTCGAGCGCGCGCTGACGAGAGGGCCCGCGCCCGGCGCGGGCCACTCCATTAGCTCGCGGCAGGGAATTTCTGCGCCATCCACGTTTGCCACATTTCCCTGCTCGCCAGGGCGCGCGATTCGGCGTCGTCGCCGTACAGGAAGACCGTCATGCTCGCATTGACGTGCTCTCCGGCGTTGTAGGTAGCGACGATGACCACGCCCGATGCGGG contains these protein-coding regions:
- a CDS encoding Gfo/Idh/MocA family oxidoreductase, giving the protein MNSTFRVAIAGTGFVGRIHARSARLAGARLVGISASSPERARAAAVELCAERAFGSSEELVTSPDVDVVHICTPNHLHVPLTEAALAAGKHVICEKPLALDVAGAERLMLAESASRTVAAVPFVYRFYPLVRELRRRVLAGTPGPLHLIHGTYLQDWLLLPGDHNWRVDAELGGRSRAFADIGSHWCDLVEFVTGHRIMQLCADMSRAHPSRPTEDFVTMLFTTDRGARGSVVVSQVSAGRKNRLAIELSGQHETLAFDQEAPESAWVGRRDGDHVVRRDTGQLSPEAARYVVAPGGHPQGYADAFDGFVRDAYQAMRTGDVPSGLPRFADGLRASRIVQTVLRSAETRTWQEVPS
- a CDS encoding ROK family protein, whose amino-acid sequence is MLRERSISQPVAGSGALLQVIRQGRASTRAELIEMTGLARSTVAQRLELLRARDLIVDAGENPSTGGRPPAVFAFNPNAGLVLVADLGVTHCRLAVADLAGRPLLERATDLEIAKGPEHVLTWVRDQFSGMVYRSGRNMNEVRGIGIGVPGPVEFASGQAVHPPIMPGWDGFSIPNWFSRYHEVPVLVDNDVNIMAIGEHWMHWRDAAHLLFVKVGSGIGCGIVTGGAIHRGAQGAAGDIGHIQVTNREDATCHCGNVGCLEAVAGGLAMARALTAMGIPAATSRDVVKLARGGNRDAAMLVREAGRALGQVLAAAVNLVNPGVIVIGGDVAHAHEQLLAGVREELYRRSLPLATRHLRIARSELEDRAGVIGAAVMVIEHILSPEAVDRALAAGV
- a CDS encoding TetR/AcrR family transcriptional regulator, encoding MTDASTRRRGRPRSFDTESALDSVVEVFLRKGFGGTSLDELAAAAGLNRPNLAAAFGDKRTLYVAALEHYRSRMRDRMQTVPFGLGPLRAELEIYLDFIASLYAGGNAEQPLGCLVFATAPSASVEEPEVRQVLEDTIEELDERLERRFERAAQAGELPSNVEPAGLALAISSLVQSLALRARAGASERTLRKLHRRVLDALLPASRPRAEEERSLSERRSGVRARPR